One genomic region from Melioribacteraceae bacterium encodes:
- the rocD gene encoding ornithine--oxo-acid transaminase: MITKDYIELEDKYGAHNYHPLPVVLAKGEGVFLWDVEGKRYYDFLSAYSAVNQGHCHPRIINTMIEQAKTLTLTSRAFYNNCLGPYEKYITEYFGYDKVLPMNSGAEADETAIKLCRRWAYDKKGIPENEAKIIVCLGNFHGRTITVISMSNDPDSYRGFGPYTPGFIKIPYNDLAELEKALQDPNVAGFLVEPIQGEAGVVVPDEGYLAKAYKMCKEKNVLFIADEVQTGLCRTGKLLACEHEKVRPDIVILGKALSGGTMPISAVLADDDIMLVIKPGEHGSTFGGNPLASKVAVAALEVLKEEKLDENAERLGKVFRDEITKINSDMIELVRGKGLLNAIVIKPKNGKEAWDVCLKMKENGLLAKPTHQHIIRFAPPLVINEEQIKEAVKIIEKSIKEIEAA; the protein is encoded by the coding sequence ATGATTACCAAAGACTACATTGAACTGGAAGATAAGTATGGAGCGCACAACTATCATCCGCTTCCGGTCGTTCTTGCAAAAGGGGAGGGTGTTTTCCTGTGGGATGTTGAAGGAAAAAGATACTACGATTTTCTTTCAGCTTATTCTGCGGTTAACCAGGGGCACTGCCATCCCAGAATTATCAACACAATGATTGAACAGGCAAAAACTTTAACTTTAACATCGCGCGCATTCTACAACAACTGTCTTGGCCCGTACGAAAAGTATATTACGGAATATTTCGGATACGATAAAGTACTGCCGATGAACTCGGGCGCCGAAGCAGACGAAACCGCTATTAAACTCTGCAGACGCTGGGCTTACGACAAAAAAGGGATTCCCGAAAACGAAGCAAAAATTATTGTATGCCTCGGAAATTTCCACGGCAGGACTATTACTGTTATTTCTATGTCGAACGATCCCGACTCCTACCGAGGTTTTGGACCTTACACACCCGGATTCATAAAAATACCGTATAACGATCTTGCAGAACTTGAGAAAGCTCTTCAGGATCCGAACGTTGCCGGATTTTTGGTTGAACCGATCCAGGGCGAGGCCGGTGTTGTTGTGCCCGACGAAGGGTATCTTGCAAAAGCATATAAGATGTGTAAAGAGAAGAACGTTCTCTTTATTGCCGATGAAGTTCAAACCGGATTGTGCCGCACAGGAAAACTTCTTGCCTGCGAACATGAAAAAGTTAGACCGGATATTGTAATTCTAGGGAAGGCACTGAGCGGCGGTACTATGCCTATAAGCGCTGTGCTTGCCGACGATGATATAATGCTCGTAATAAAACCGGGTGAACACGGATCTACATTCGGCGGTAATCCGCTCGCTTCTAAAGTTGCCGTGGCTGCTCTCGAAGTGCTTAAAGAGGAAAAACTGGATGAGAATGCTGAAAGACTCGGTAAAGTTTTTAGAGACGAGATTACTAAGATTAATTCCGATATGATCGAGCTCGTACGCGGAAAAGGATTACTTAATGCGATAGTAATTAAACCGAAAAACGGTAAAGAGGCGTGGGATGTTTGTTTGAAGATGAAGGAAAACGGATTGCTGGCAAAACCGACGCATCAGCATATCATCCGCTTTGCGCCTCCGCTCGTAATAAATGAAGAGCAGATTAAGGAAGCTGTTAAAATTATTGAGAAATCGATAAAAGAGATTGAAGCTGCGTAG
- a CDS encoding S9 family peptidase, whose product MRPLRFLSILFFILTISIPAQVEDKSLLNLDRIFKNYEFFGERFGPARWIDQGKFYTTIEASKDTPGGRDIVKYETLSGNREVMVPARLLIPAGNEKPVPINDYIWSSDKKLLMIFTNTVRVWRYNTKGDYWVLNLETEEFRKLGGDANPSTLMFAKFSPDNKKVAYVREHNIYVENLSDGKITQLTFDGSETTINGTFDWVYEEEFDCRDGFRWSPDSKKISYWQLDASGIGVFYMINNTDSLYSRIIPVQYPKVGTQNSACKIGVIEAAGGKTVWMNVTGDPRNNYIPRMGWHDSSQEIWFQYFNRAQTRLEVYLGNAENGEIKQILKEEDKFWIDVVDDMRWLNKGKEFTWISERNGWRHIYLVSKDGKQIKDITPGEFDVIDIQNIDENNGWIYYRSSPSNATQRYLYRVSLDGKGKMERLTSEEFKGVNSYQLSDGANYAIHTYSNFNTPATINLVKLPSHKVVRTLVENKSYKEKITALKRMPSEFFSVDIGNNVQLDGWMIKPPDFDPSKKYPVLYYLYGGPAAQTVLDQFFGTQYLWYLMLAQQGYIVMSIDNRGTPAPKGKEFRKSIYKNYGTVSASDQADAMKAIIKKYEFVDPLRIAVWGWSGGGVSTLNLLFRYPDLFQTGLAVAAVSHEKLYDTIYSERYMGLITENEEGYKQSAPITFAHQLKGNLLMVHGTGDDNVHYQNMELLINELVKHNKHFTMMAYPNRSHGIYEGEGTTVHLYTLLTKYLNDNTPAGGK is encoded by the coding sequence ATGAGACCACTCAGATTTTTATCAATTCTCTTTTTCATTCTTACAATTTCAATTCCGGCTCAGGTCGAAGATAAATCATTGCTTAATCTCGACCGGATATTTAAGAACTATGAATTTTTCGGCGAACGTTTCGGACCCGCACGCTGGATCGATCAGGGGAAATTTTATACAACAATTGAAGCGTCCAAGGACACTCCGGGCGGAAGGGATATTGTTAAATACGAAACTCTGTCCGGAAACAGGGAGGTTATGGTCCCGGCAAGACTGTTAATCCCGGCCGGGAATGAGAAGCCTGTCCCGATAAACGATTATATCTGGTCTTCAGATAAAAAACTCCTTATGATCTTTACCAACACTGTACGTGTCTGGCGTTACAATACAAAGGGTGATTACTGGGTTCTTAATCTCGAAACAGAAGAGTTTAGAAAGCTTGGGGGCGATGCAAATCCTTCTACTTTGATGTTTGCAAAATTTTCGCCCGACAATAAAAAAGTTGCTTATGTAAGAGAGCATAACATCTATGTAGAAAATCTTTCCGACGGAAAAATTACTCAGCTTACGTTCGACGGATCCGAGACTACAATTAACGGTACATTCGATTGGGTCTACGAGGAGGAATTCGACTGCCGCGACGGATTCCGCTGGAGTCCGGACAGCAAAAAGATCTCTTACTGGCAGCTCGATGCTTCCGGTATCGGCGTTTTCTATATGATCAATAACACGGACTCTCTCTATTCGCGCATTATTCCGGTTCAATATCCTAAAGTGGGTACGCAGAACTCCGCATGCAAAATAGGCGTAATAGAAGCTGCCGGCGGAAAGACAGTATGGATGAATGTTACCGGCGATCCGCGCAACAACTATATTCCGCGTATGGGATGGCACGACTCATCACAGGAGATCTGGTTCCAGTATTTTAACCGTGCGCAAACCCGGCTGGAGGTTTATCTCGGAAATGCTGAAAACGGAGAGATAAAACAGATATTGAAAGAGGAGGATAAATTTTGGATTGATGTGGTTGACGATATGCGCTGGCTGAACAAAGGAAAGGAATTTACATGGATTAGCGAGAGGAACGGATGGCGCCATATCTATCTTGTATCTAAAGACGGCAAGCAGATTAAAGATATTACGCCGGGTGAGTTCGATGTAATTGATATTCAGAATATTGATGAGAATAACGGATGGATCTATTACCGTTCATCCCCTTCAAACGCAACTCAACGCTACCTATACAGAGTTTCGCTCGACGGCAAAGGGAAAATGGAACGCCTTACATCGGAGGAATTTAAAGGTGTAAATTCATATCAGTTATCGGACGGCGCGAATTATGCCATTCACACCTATTCAAATTTTAATACTCCCGCTACAATTAACCTGGTTAAACTTCCGTCGCATAAAGTAGTCAGAACGCTTGTAGAGAATAAATCATATAAAGAAAAGATAACCGCATTAAAAAGAATGCCATCTGAATTTTTCAGTGTTGATATAGGAAATAATGTTCAGCTTGACGGCTGGATGATAAAACCGCCCGATTTCGATCCGTCGAAAAAATATCCGGTTCTCTACTATCTTTACGGTGGACCCGCAGCGCAGACTGTACTGGATCAGTTTTTCGGCACTCAATACCTGTGGTATCTAATGCTTGCTCAGCAGGGTTATATTGTTATGAGCATTGATAACAGAGGAACTCCCGCACCGAAAGGAAAGGAATTTAGAAAGTCTATTTACAAAAATTACGGTACAGTGTCGGCTTCGGATCAGGCCGATGCGATGAAAGCCATAATTAAGAAATACGAGTTTGTCGACCCTCTCAGAATTGCTGTCTGGGGATGGAGCGGGGGCGGCGTGTCCACTCTGAATCTTCTTTTCAGGTACCCGGACCTCTTCCAGACGGGATTAGCTGTCGCGGCCGTCAGCCATGAAAAACTTTACGATACAATCTATTCGGAAAGGTACATGGGACTTATAACCGAAAATGAAGAAGGATATAAGCAGAGCGCTCCTATTACATTTGCGCATCAGCTTAAAGGAAATCTTCTGATGGTTCACGGCACCGGCGACGATAATGTTCATTACCAGAATATGGAATTACTTATAAATGAACTGGTTAAACACAATAAACATTTCACTATGATGGCTTATCCGAACCGCTCTCACGGAATTTATGAAGGAGAAGGGACAACTGTTCACTTATATACTTTACTGACAAAGTATTTGAACGACAATACTCCTGCCGGAGGTAAATAA
- a CDS encoding DUF1579 domain-containing protein: MKKFFFASCFLFLSFGLYAQDQAEAMKAWVEYMTPGPMHQMMAKMAGSWKTVTTFTDPSTGTETKSEGEASFELIFEGRYMKSVHKGEMGGMPFEGLGIDAYDNGTKEFLSVWIDNMGTGIIMMKGKYNEKTNSLEFTGEGYDPAAGKPTKYRSVSKWINDNKTVFDMFGEMGGQEVKMFTMEYIRK; encoded by the coding sequence ATGAAAAAGTTCTTTTTCGCATCCTGTTTTCTTTTTCTTTCATTCGGTCTCTACGCCCAGGATCAGGCAGAAGCAATGAAAGCCTGGGTTGAATATATGACTCCCGGCCCCATGCATCAGATGATGGCAAAAATGGCGGGGAGCTGGAAGACAGTTACAACATTTACAGATCCTTCAACCGGAACTGAAACAAAATCCGAAGGCGAAGCATCTTTCGAATTGATATTCGAAGGAAGATATATGAAGTCGGTTCATAAAGGGGAGATGGGTGGAATGCCATTCGAGGGCCTCGGTATCGACGCATACGATAACGGCACAAAGGAATTCTTAAGTGTCTGGATCGATAATATGGGAACCGGAATTATTATGATGAAAGGAAAGTACAACGAAAAAACCAACTCGCTTGAGTTTACCGGCGAGGGATACGATCCGGCGGCCGGAAAACCGACGAAATACCGTTCTGTTTCCAAATGGATTAATGATAATAAAACTGTCTTCGATATGTTCGGTGAAATGGGGGGACAGGAAGTAAAAATGTTCACCATGGAGTATATCAGGAAGTAA